From Triticum urartu cultivar G1812 chromosome 2, Tu2.1, whole genome shotgun sequence, a single genomic window includes:
- the LOC125535655 gene encoding CBL-interacting protein kinase 2-like codes for MGEQKGNILMGKYEMGKMLGQGTFAKVYHARNIETSQSVAIKVTDKEKVLKGGLTDQIKREISVMKLVKHPNIVQMYEVMATKTKIYFVLEHVKGGELFNKVQRGRLKEDAARKYFQQLICAVDFCHSRGVYHRDLKPENLLLDENSNLKVSDFGLSTISECRRLDGLLHTSCGTPAYVAPEVINRKGYDGAKADIWSCGVILFVLLAGYLPFQDKNLMNMYKKIGKAEFKCPSWFSSDIRRLLLRILDPNPSTRISIERIMEHPWFRKGLDAKLLRYNLQAKDAVPAADMTATSDSLSCSNSATEGKEQEAKKLANLNAFDIISLSTGLDLSGMFEDNDKKRESKFTSTNSASTIVSKIEDIAKCMRLKLVKKDGGMLRMESFKAGRKGVMSIDAEIFEVTPDFHLVELKKTNGDTLEYQKVLNQEMRPALKDIVWAWQGEQQPQPQQQPC; via the coding sequence ATGGGAGAGCAGAAGGGGAATATTCTGATGGGGAAGTACGAGATGGGGAAGATGCTCGGGCAAGGGACCTTTGCCAAGGTCTACCATGCCCGTAACATCGAGACCTCGCAGAGTGTTGCCATCAAGGTGACCGACAAGGAGAAGGTTCTGAAGGGCGGGCTCACGGATCAGATCAAGCGCGAGATATCTGTGATGAAGCTGGTGAAGCACCCAAACATTGTTCAGATGTATGAGGTCATGGCAACCAAAACAAAGATTTATTTTGTGTTGGAGCATGTGAAGGGTGGAGAGCTGTTCAACAAGGTTCAGAGGGGAAGGCTCAAGGAAGATGCTGCAAGGAAGTACTTCCAGCAGCTGATCTGCGCGGTTGACTTTTGTCACAGCAGGGGTGTCTATCACCGTGATTTGAAGCCGGAGAACCTTCTTCTTGATGAGAACAGTAACCTGAAAGTTTCAGACTTCGGTCTGAGTACCATTTCTGAGTGCAGAAGACTTGACGGGTTGCTCCACACATCCTGCGGCACGCCTGCTTATGTTGCCCCTGAAGTGATCAATAGGAAAGGCTATGACGGCGCTAAGGCTGACATCTGGTCTTGTGGGGTGATCCTCTTTGTGCTTTTGGCTGGGTATCTCCCATTCCAAGATAAAAATCTGATGAATATGTATAAGAAGATTGGGAAAGCAGAGTTCAAATGCCCGAGTTGGTTCTCTTCAGATATTCGAAGGCTTCTGCTAAGGATTCTTGATCCAAACCCCAGCACAAGGATCTCGAttgagagaatcatggaacatcCTTGGTTCAGGAAGGGTCTAGATGCAAAACTGCTCAGATACAATTTACAAGCAAAAGATGCCGTTCCTGCTGCTGACATGACTGCGACTTCTGATTCCTTGAGCTGCAGCAACTCAGCAACAGAGGGCAAGGAACAAGAAGCAAAAAAGCTCGCCAACTTGAATGCTTTCGATATAATCTCCCTCTCAACCGGACTCGACCTCTCTGGTATGTTTGAGGACAATGACAAGAAGAGGGAGTCCAAGTTCACATCCACCAACTCGGCTTCGACGATCGTGTCAAAGATCGAGGACATCGCAAAGTGCATGCGACTGAAGCTCGTCAAGAAAGATGGTGGCATGTTGAGGATGGAAAGCTTCAAGGCTGGAAGGAAAGGTGTGATGTCCATTGATGCTGAGATATTCGAGGTCACCCCTGACTTCCATCTCGTGGagttgaagaagacaaacggtgATACTCTGGAGTACCAGAAGGTCTTGAACCAGGAGATGAGGCCGGCGCTGAAGGACATAGTCTGGGCGTGGCAAGGCGAGCAGCAGCCGCAGCCGCAGCAGCAACCATGTTGA